The Chryseobacterium geocarposphaerae genome has a window encoding:
- a CDS encoding Dps family protein: MKNASIIGLKEADCKKIAEKLNVLLANYSVFYQNTRGSHWNIKGEQFFTLHPKFEELYNSLVLKIDEIAERILTLGATPAHNYSEYLKVATIKESQEVSDGTKSVEIILNSFKVVIDLQRELLDITEKAGDEGTNSQMSDYITEQEKEVWMYNSYLGK, from the coding sequence ATGAAAAACGCAAGTATTATTGGATTAAAAGAAGCCGATTGCAAGAAAATTGCTGAAAAACTAAATGTCCTTTTAGCAAACTATTCTGTTTTTTACCAAAACACAAGAGGCTCTCACTGGAACATTAAAGGTGAGCAGTTCTTCACCCTTCATCCAAAATTCGAAGAGCTTTATAATAGCCTGGTACTTAAAATAGATGAAATCGCCGAAAGAATCCTGACATTAGGAGCAACACCTGCACACAACTATTCTGAGTATTTAAAAGTTGCAACCATTAAGGAAAGCCAGGAAGTAAGTGACGGAACTAAAAGCGTGGAAATTATCTTAAATTCTTTCAAAGTGGTTATCGATCTTCAAAGAGAACTTTTAGACATCACCGAAAAAGCAGGAGATGAAGGTACCAATTCTCAAATGAGCGACTATATCACAGAGCAGGAAAAAGAAGTCTGGATGTACAACTCTTATCTTGGCAAATAA
- the pncB gene encoding nicotinate phosphoribosyltransferase, with translation MHDIRLNSILDNDFYKITMQNAVVKLFPSSIVKYEFINRGKHQFPEGFDTALREAVNKMAELKLTKDEKRFMARTCPYIDLPYLDFLEGYHYDPSEVKIIQTGSDLSVTVEGLWYRTILWEVPLLALISELHYEMNHMERDSNEVVMSKTLEKADGLGKLGVNFAEFGTRRRHSYKVQNLVMEALTQKKDSTFIGSSNVHFAMKYGVKPIGTHAHEWFMFHAAEYGFKMANELALEHWVDVYRGDLGVALSDTYTTDVFFQQFDKKFAKLFDGVRHDSGDPLEFADKTIAHYQKHGINPLFKYIIFSDALNLEKVEEITNYCRGKIGISFGIGTNLTNDVGLKPMNIVMKLIGVQAPNHDWIPTVKLSDEHGKYTGDPKMIELAKEFLRIKN, from the coding sequence ATGCACGACATACGACTCAATTCCATCTTGGATAACGATTTCTATAAAATAACCATGCAAAACGCTGTGGTAAAATTATTCCCAAGTTCCATCGTAAAATATGAATTCATCAACAGAGGAAAACATCAGTTTCCGGAAGGTTTTGATACTGCATTAAGAGAAGCCGTAAATAAAATGGCCGAACTTAAGCTTACAAAAGATGAAAAAAGATTTATGGCAAGAACATGCCCTTATATTGATCTCCCTTACCTGGATTTTCTTGAAGGATATCATTACGACCCTTCCGAGGTAAAAATAATTCAGACAGGAAGCGATCTTTCTGTAACCGTAGAAGGTCTTTGGTACAGAACCATACTGTGGGAGGTTCCATTGTTAGCTTTAATCAGTGAACTTCATTACGAAATGAATCATATGGAAAGAGATTCCAATGAAGTTGTAATGAGCAAAACCCTGGAAAAAGCTGATGGGTTAGGAAAATTAGGTGTGAATTTCGCAGAGTTCGGAACAAGAAGAAGACATTCTTATAAAGTACAGAATCTGGTAATGGAAGCTTTAACACAAAAAAAGGATTCAACTTTTATCGGAAGTTCAAATGTTCATTTCGCAATGAAATACGGAGTAAAGCCAATTGGAACACACGCCCACGAATGGTTCATGTTCCATGCTGCCGAATACGGTTTTAAAATGGCCAACGAATTAGCTTTGGAACATTGGGTAGATGTCTACAGGGGCGATTTGGGAGTTGCGCTTTCAGACACCTATACAACAGATGTTTTCTTCCAGCAATTTGATAAAAAATTTGCTAAACTTTTCGACGGTGTTCGTCATGACAGTGGAGATCCACTGGAATTTGCGGACAAAACCATTGCCCATTATCAAAAACACGGAATCAATCCATTATTCAAGTATATTATTTTTTCCGATGCTTTAAATCTGGAAAAGGTAGAGGAAATCACCAATTACTGCAGAGGAAAAATCGGAATTTCATTCGGAATCGGCACTAATCTGACCAATGATGTCGGTTTAAAGCCCATGAATATTGTTATGAAACTTATAGGAGTTCAGGCACCTAATCATGATTGGATTCCAACCGTAAAACTTTCCGACGAACACGGAAAATACACCGGTGATCCAAAAATGATCGAGCTGGCAAAAGAATTTTTAAGAATAAAAAACTAA
- a CDS encoding YciI family protein, giving the protein MKAKILVAVFIFTVFFSFAQKTTEKPKFNQQLATELGADKYGMKAYTIVMLTTGATKIDDKNKMGELMKGHLANIGKLADEGKIIVAGPFLEQNKQNFRGMFIFNTKSKEEAEQWVKTDPAVQAGVFSYEIFPWYGSAALPMYLEHHKEISKENP; this is encoded by the coding sequence ATGAAAGCAAAAATCCTCGTAGCAGTTTTCATTTTCACAGTATTTTTTTCATTTGCTCAAAAGACAACAGAAAAGCCAAAGTTTAACCAACAACTGGCCACAGAACTTGGTGCCGACAAATACGGAATGAAAGCTTATACCATTGTAATGTTAACAACCGGAGCAACCAAAATAGATGACAAAAATAAGATGGGAGAATTGATGAAAGGACATTTGGCTAATATTGGAAAATTAGCAGACGAAGGAAAAATAATTGTTGCAGGACCGTTTTTAGAACAAAATAAGCAGAACTTTCGTGGAATGTTTATCTTCAACACCAAATCAAAGGAAGAAGCTGAGCAATGGGTAAAAACCGACCCCGCAGTTCAGGCAGGAGTTTTCAGTTACGAAATTTTTCCATGGTACGGTTCTGCTGCACTTCCAATGTATTTGGAACATCATAAGGAAATTTCAAAAGAGAATCCGTAA
- a CDS encoding gliding motility protein GldB-related protein, producing the protein MKKLISILSLLVFGVFFAQNKINAVDVSSVQLRIMQKYRNSDSIQKKKIYSDSIYSPYQKLWNGYLGNSDKVIKWHNENESQIKAWQQKSEKINGKQISSSLQKFSKEMKKLTGYDTKGTWYILFGPAWTDLGGLGKYAMVIDLSHENNTSIEKVELILPHEITHQIMMTTNKHIDKTALEPIIGEGFAVWMNQKYWKKKYSLAQHLGYTDSELKACEQNLQNIKDFFEKNKFSEDKDIIDILRSRETKLNEKLPGAIGYYIGYKIIEQYVLKNGKDSWKDVFTKSPREIYEKSGF; encoded by the coding sequence ATGAAAAAACTAATTTCCATTCTTTCACTTCTCGTATTCGGAGTTTTTTTTGCTCAAAATAAAATCAATGCTGTAGATGTTTCATCCGTACAGTTGCGAATTATGCAGAAATACAGGAATTCAGACTCCATTCAAAAGAAAAAAATTTATTCCGACTCCATCTATTCTCCCTATCAGAAACTATGGAACGGATATCTGGGAAATTCCGACAAAGTGATTAAATGGCACAATGAAAATGAATCGCAAATCAAGGCATGGCAACAGAAAAGTGAAAAGATAAATGGAAAACAAATCTCCAGTTCATTGCAGAAGTTTTCTAAAGAAATGAAGAAACTAACCGGATATGACACCAAAGGAACTTGGTATATATTATTCGGTCCGGCATGGACAGATTTAGGTGGCTTAGGGAAATATGCTATGGTTATTGATCTGTCTCACGAAAACAACACCTCAATAGAAAAAGTAGAATTGATTTTACCACATGAAATCACTCATCAGATTATGATGACAACAAACAAACATATTGACAAAACTGCGCTTGAGCCTATAATAGGAGAAGGCTTTGCCGTATGGATGAATCAAAAATACTGGAAGAAAAAATACTCTCTTGCACAACATCTTGGATATACGGACTCCGAATTGAAAGCATGTGAACAAAACCTTCAAAATATAAAAGATTTCTTTGAAAAAAATAAATTCTCCGAAGACAAAGATATTATTGATATTCTCCGAAGCAGAGAAACAAAGCTAAACGAAAAACTACCCGGAGCTATAGGATATTATATAGGCTATAAAATTATTGAACAGTATGTTTTAAAAAACGGGAAAGACTCATGGAAGGATGTTTTCACAAAATCTCCTCGTGAAATCTATGAAAAAAGCGGATTCTGA
- a CDS encoding DUF5995 family protein produces MKTIEEVLKKLDAIIIWCKENKSPAGYFACTYKIMTAQVLKGIQQKKFEDNSRMILLDIAFAQRYLEAWENYQKGKKCTNAWYLAFEAAKNKELLILQHIFLGMNAHINLDLGISAASIMPYRKINPLKTDFENINNVIASINQKVQDSLNKICYPVELIDKISNGKDNTVLDFAISRARETSWATAVIASNTPNFLRDSVIGIVDYAAAKVATQILKPRILTPALLKELKKCESSDVVKNIEILASTKNI; encoded by the coding sequence ATGAAAACCATCGAAGAAGTTCTTAAAAAATTAGACGCAATCATTATCTGGTGTAAGGAAAACAAAAGCCCGGCCGGATATTTTGCCTGTACTTATAAAATTATGACCGCACAGGTTTTAAAAGGAATTCAGCAGAAAAAATTTGAAGATAACTCAAGAATGATCTTGCTGGATATTGCTTTTGCTCAAAGATATCTTGAAGCATGGGAGAATTATCAGAAAGGTAAAAAATGTACTAACGCCTGGTATTTAGCTTTTGAAGCGGCAAAAAATAAAGAGCTTCTTATTTTACAGCATATTTTCTTAGGGATGAACGCCCATATTAATTTAGATCTGGGAATATCCGCAGCTTCTATTATGCCTTACAGAAAAATAAATCCCTTAAAAACAGACTTTGAAAACATCAACAATGTTATCGCTTCCATCAACCAAAAAGTTCAGGATTCATTAAATAAAATATGTTATCCTGTAGAACTGATCGACAAAATATCGAACGGAAAAGACAACACCGTTCTAGACTTTGCCATATCCAGAGCCAGAGAAACTTCCTGGGCAACAGCAGTCATTGCATCAAATACTCCTAATTTTCTAAGAGATTCGGTTATCGGAATTGTAGATTATGCTGCAGCAAAAGTGGCCACACAAATTTTAAAACCAAGAATTCTGACACCTGCTTTACTTAAAGAATTAAAAAAATGTGAAAGCAGTGATGTAGTGAAAAATATAGAAATCCTTGCTTCAACAAAGAATATTTAA
- the rmuC gene encoding DNA recombination protein RmuC produces the protein MEMSYLIIGFIVGGISGGLILYFMVKSSRVSRTSYDELSRQNIKMISDLENVNEKVQDLQTQISREKDSYLVQSDLLDDLKNEFAKISAEYTSIQSQFEDQKLTLFNQTHQIEKLLDEKQDLIAKNAELSAVNQNLKTSLETQKEEISKIQEEGKLQFENLANKILEEKSEKFTSLNQTNLKTILEPFQEKINDLKNKVNEAYEKENKERFSLAEKVKELALLNQQISEDAKRLTKALKGESKTQGNWGEMILESILEKSGLVKGREYFLEHELRDEDNKALFSEFSGKKMRPDAVVKYPDERNVIIDSKVSLTAFTELVDETDAEIYQIKINQHLNSIKNHITQLSQKAYDDYGKSLDFVMMFIPSEPAYIAAMQADQNLWNFAYERRILLLNPSNLITSLKLIADLWKREYQNRNSIEIAERGAKLYDKFSGFVENLEKVGKNIDQAKNVYNDAFKQLYTGNDNLIIQTQKLKSLGIKNKKELPQSLIDNSQTPLES, from the coding sequence ATGGAAATGAGTTATTTGATCATCGGATTTATTGTTGGAGGAATTTCAGGAGGTCTCATCCTTTATTTCATGGTGAAATCATCCAGAGTTTCCAGAACTTCATATGATGAACTTTCCCGTCAAAACATTAAAATGATCTCTGATCTGGAAAATGTAAATGAAAAAGTTCAGGATCTTCAAACTCAGATTTCAAGAGAAAAAGATTCTTACTTAGTTCAGAGCGATCTTTTAGACGATCTCAAAAATGAATTTGCAAAAATATCTGCAGAATACACTTCCATTCAATCTCAATTCGAAGACCAAAAATTAACGCTTTTCAATCAGACTCATCAGATTGAAAAACTTTTGGATGAAAAGCAGGATCTTATTGCTAAAAACGCAGAGCTTTCCGCAGTAAACCAAAACCTCAAAACTTCTCTGGAAACTCAGAAAGAAGAAATTTCAAAAATTCAGGAAGAAGGAAAATTGCAATTTGAAAACTTAGCCAATAAAATTCTAGAAGAAAAAAGTGAAAAGTTTACGTCTTTAAATCAAACCAATCTAAAAACGATCCTTGAACCGTTTCAGGAAAAGATTAATGATCTCAAGAATAAGGTAAATGAAGCCTATGAAAAAGAGAATAAAGAACGTTTCTCACTGGCTGAAAAAGTAAAAGAATTAGCCTTACTGAACCAGCAAATTTCTGAAGATGCAAAAAGACTGACAAAAGCATTAAAAGGAGAAAGCAAAACTCAGGGAAACTGGGGCGAAATGATATTGGAAAGTATTTTAGAAAAATCAGGACTGGTAAAAGGCCGCGAATATTTTCTTGAACATGAGCTTCGCGATGAAGACAACAAAGCACTTTTTTCAGAATTTTCAGGTAAAAAAATGCGTCCCGATGCAGTCGTAAAATATCCGGACGAAAGAAATGTCATTATCGATTCAAAAGTTTCTTTAACCGCCTTTACGGAATTAGTGGACGAGACCGATGCAGAAATCTACCAGATAAAAATTAATCAACACCTCAATTCCATTAAAAACCACATCACACAGCTAAGTCAAAAAGCATATGATGATTATGGAAAGTCTTTAGATTTTGTGATGATGTTCATTCCCAGCGAGCCCGCTTATATTGCAGCCATGCAGGCAGATCAAAACCTATGGAATTTTGCTTATGAAAGAAGAATTTTACTTCTCAATCCAAGCAATCTTATTACCTCTCTGAAACTTATTGCAGATCTCTGGAAAAGGGAATACCAAAACAGAAACTCTATTGAGATTGCAGAACGCGGTGCGAAACTTTATGATAAATTCTCCGGTTTTGTAGAAAATCTTGAAAAAGTCGGCAAAAATATAGACCAGGCAAAAAATGTTTATAATGACGCATTTAAGCAGCTATACACTGGAAATGACAACCTGATTATCCAGACTCAAAAATTAAAATCATTGGGAATTAAAAATAAAAAAGAACTTCCTCAAAGTCTGATTGACAATTCCCAAACTCCATTAGAATCTTAA
- a CDS encoding TrmH family RNA methyltransferase — protein MIESFQNEKIKNLTKLITDNRHRKKSNVFVVEGDQENERAQKYDFEPVEFYICESIFKGKTPLGKIHLVSEKVYEKIAYRGSSEGIIGIYKTKNENLQAFKPKENSTIIIVEGIEKPGNLGAILRSCEAFGIDALIVSDGKTDFYNPNVIRSSVGCLFGMNVFQSENQETLDFLKKNQFNIYTTIMDETAENLPQRDFTQKSAIVFGTEHSGLSDFWLNKGQNTLIPMSGSIDSLNLSNAVAITCYEALRQKMI, from the coding sequence ATGATAGAAAGCTTTCAAAACGAAAAAATAAAAAATCTTACCAAACTTATCACTGACAATCGTCACAGAAAGAAATCGAATGTTTTTGTCGTAGAAGGTGATCAGGAAAACGAAAGAGCTCAGAAGTATGATTTCGAGCCTGTAGAGTTCTATATCTGTGAAAGTATCTTCAAAGGCAAAACTCCCCTGGGAAAAATTCACCTGGTAAGTGAAAAAGTCTATGAAAAAATAGCGTACAGAGGAAGCTCTGAAGGAATTATCGGTATTTATAAAACCAAAAATGAGAATCTGCAAGCATTTAAACCCAAAGAAAATTCAACCATAATTATTGTAGAAGGAATAGAAAAACCCGGAAATTTAGGAGCCATATTAAGAAGCTGTGAAGCATTTGGAATAGACGCTCTTATTGTATCTGATGGGAAAACCGATTTTTATAATCCTAACGTTATTCGTTCAAGTGTAGGTTGCTTGTTCGGTATGAATGTATTTCAGTCGGAAAATCAGGAAACGCTAGATTTCTTGAAAAAAAATCAATTTAATATCTATACAACCATTATGGACGAAACCGCCGAAAATTTACCTCAAAGAGATTTTACACAGAAGTCTGCTATTGTTTTCGGAACAGAACATTCAGGATTAAGTGATTTCTGGCTGAATAAAGGACAAAATACCCTTATTCCAATGAGCGGAAGTATTGACTCTTTAAATCTGAGCAATGCCGTAGCAATTACCTGCTATGAAGCATTAAGGCAAAAAATGATTTAA
- a CDS encoding 5-formyltetrahydrofolate cyclo-ligase, translating into MQKRKALSTDEAFLLSKKIFENFIGYFKPEKGEKVHLFIPIVEKKEIDTQIFIDYFLKQNIRVFVPKVVADQLIHIEIFEDTLFENSYWGIPEPVSNEDSGEAFFHYVITPLLYCDTKGNRVGYGKGFYDNFFENISEDVKKIGVNYFNPDENIDDVWENDIPLDYLVTPTDVLSFGKGLE; encoded by the coding sequence ATGCAAAAAAGAAAAGCCTTGTCAACTGATGAGGCTTTCTTGTTATCTAAAAAGATTTTTGAAAATTTCATTGGTTACTTTAAGCCTGAAAAAGGAGAAAAAGTGCATCTCTTTATTCCTATTGTAGAAAAAAAAGAAATTGATACTCAAATATTCATTGATTACTTTTTAAAACAGAATATTCGTGTTTTTGTCCCTAAGGTTGTTGCTGATCAATTAATTCATATTGAAATTTTTGAAGATACTCTCTTTGAAAACAGCTATTGGGGAATTCCTGAACCTGTTTCCAACGAAGATTCGGGGGAGGCTTTCTTTCATTATGTAATTACTCCGCTTTTATATTGTGATACAAAAGGAAATAGAGTGGGGTATGGAAAAGGTTTTTATGATAACTTTTTTGAAAATATTTCCGAAGACGTAAAAAAAATCGGAGTTAATTACTTTAACCCCGATGAAAATATCGATGATGTCTGGGAAAATGATATTCCGCTCGACTACTTGGTAACTCCGACTGATGTACTGTCTTTTGGTAAAGGTTTAGAATAG
- the trhO gene encoding oxygen-dependent tRNA uridine(34) hydroxylase TrhO produces MQLYNTLSAEERAQLIDEAGKERLTLSFYAYAKIEDPKKFRDDLFIAWNALDALGRIYVAHEGINAQMSVPADNFEAFRDTLEAYDFMKGIRLNVAVEQDNHSFLKLTIKVRNKIVADGLNDETFDVTNKGVHLKAREFNEMLEDPNTIVVDFRNHYESEVGHFEGAITPDVENFRESLPIINDQLQDFKEDKNLLMYCTGGIRCEKASAYFKHRGFKNVFQLEGGIIEYTRQIKEEGIESKFIGKNFVFDHRLGERITDDIIAQCHQCGKPCDNHTNCANDACHLLFIQCDECKAAMENTCSTECLETIHLPWEEQVKLRKGLQVGNKVFRKGKSEALKFKNSGDLSTQTLAKAKPETKDIRQKIKVKKTLIGKAEHYYSKSKIAQFLIENKELSVGDKVLISGPTTGDQEIIITQIFVNGDFSDSAKAGDQITFELPFRVRLSDKLYKITQPSENA; encoded by the coding sequence ATGCAACTGTACAACACCTTAAGCGCAGAAGAAAGAGCTCAACTAATTGATGAAGCTGGTAAGGAACGTCTTACATTGTCTTTCTATGCGTATGCCAAAATTGAAGATCCAAAAAAATTTCGCGACGATTTATTTATAGCCTGGAATGCGCTTGATGCATTGGGACGTATTTATGTTGCTCATGAAGGAATTAATGCTCAGATGAGCGTTCCTGCGGACAATTTTGAAGCATTTCGTGATACGCTGGAAGCATATGACTTTATGAAAGGCATTCGATTGAATGTAGCAGTGGAGCAGGATAATCATTCCTTTTTAAAACTAACCATCAAAGTTAGAAACAAGATCGTTGCAGACGGTCTGAATGATGAAACTTTCGATGTTACCAATAAGGGAGTTCACTTAAAAGCCCGTGAATTTAACGAGATGCTGGAAGACCCGAACACGATTGTAGTGGATTTTAGAAATCACTATGAAAGTGAAGTGGGGCATTTCGAAGGGGCCATTACTCCGGATGTAGAGAACTTCAGAGAAAGCTTACCGATTATTAATGATCAGCTACAGGATTTTAAGGAAGATAAAAACCTGTTGATGTATTGTACCGGGGGAATCCGTTGTGAAAAAGCGAGTGCTTATTTCAAACATCGGGGCTTTAAAAATGTTTTCCAGTTGGAAGGCGGAATTATTGAATACACCCGCCAGATAAAAGAGGAGGGGATTGAAAGTAAGTTTATTGGTAAAAACTTCGTATTCGACCACCGTTTGGGAGAAAGAATTACAGATGATATTATCGCTCAGTGTCATCAATGCGGAAAGCCTTGTGATAACCATACCAATTGTGCCAACGACGCCTGTCATTTATTATTTATTCAATGTGATGAGTGTAAAGCGGCGATGGAAAATACTTGTTCTACCGAATGTCTTGAGACGATTCACTTACCTTGGGAAGAGCAGGTCAAATTAAGAAAAGGATTACAGGTTGGTAACAAAGTGTTCAGAAAAGGAAAATCTGAAGCTTTGAAATTTAAAAATTCAGGAGATTTATCAACCCAAACCTTAGCAAAAGCAAAACCTGAAACAAAAGATATCCGTCAGAAAATAAAAGTTAAAAAGACTTTAATCGGAAAAGCTGAACATTATTATTCAAAATCAAAAATTGCACAGTTTTTAATTGAGAATAAAGAGCTTTCTGTAGGAGATAAAGTTTTAATTTCCGGACCAACAACGGGCGATCAGGAAATTATCATTACTCAGATTTTTGTAAACGGTGACTTTAGTGATTCTGCAAAAGCAGGAGATCAGATTACTTTTGAGCTTCCTTTCAGAGTTCGTTTGTCTGATAAATTATATAAAATTACGCAGCCGTCTGAAAATGCATAA
- a CDS encoding trypsin-like peptidase domain-containing protein, translating into MKSTLKKLLPFAVVGVMSGATTVGALQYFNHDSNNGDQSYFTKSASNVSFAGMNSAAVGEDFVKAAKTTVPAVVTIKNYQSRSTSRASEQDLFDFFFGPQNGRGQQRQQQQAPDNMPSGMGSGVIISPDGYIISNNHVVAGANKLEVVLSNKKSYIATLVGTDPNTDISLLKIEEKGLPYLNFANSDNIEVGQWVLAVGNPLGLNSTVTAGIVSAKGRGIGILSSQGKAANPIESFIQTDAAINPGNSGGALVNTNGDLIGINSAIQSTTGYYQGYGFAVPSNLARKIVEDIKKFGIVQRGFLGVTTIDLSNDQLVAAYNKDQKTNIKAGSGMYVTGFGENSGAEDAGIKKGDIITKIDSYAITDFADLSAAIGSKRPGDKVQVTYLRNGKENVTTATLRDQKGGTSTRTKADLSVTERIGAEFKPLDERFKTDYGLNSGVIATNVTEGGEIAKIGIVDNYIVIEVNGKPVNSQKDVEKILDKYSGNVQVKFVDAYGQIYTRGFKMP; encoded by the coding sequence ATGAAGAGTACTTTAAAAAAACTATTACCATTTGCAGTAGTAGGCGTTATGTCCGGAGCTACTACCGTTGGAGCATTGCAATATTTTAATCATGATTCCAACAACGGAGACCAATCATATTTTACAAAATCAGCGTCAAATGTTTCTTTTGCAGGAATGAATTCTGCAGCCGTAGGTGAAGATTTTGTGAAAGCAGCAAAAACAACAGTTCCTGCAGTAGTTACTATTAAAAACTATCAATCAAGATCAACGAGCAGAGCTTCAGAACAAGATCTTTTTGATTTTTTCTTTGGTCCACAAAATGGGAGAGGTCAGCAAAGACAGCAACAACAGGCTCCTGACAATATGCCATCGGGAATGGGATCAGGAGTAATCATTTCGCCAGACGGTTATATTATTTCAAACAATCACGTGGTAGCCGGAGCGAATAAGCTTGAAGTGGTTTTAAGCAATAAAAAATCTTATATAGCAACCTTGGTAGGAACCGATCCGAATACGGACATTTCTCTATTAAAAATTGAAGAAAAGGGATTACCTTATTTAAATTTTGCGAATTCTGACAATATTGAGGTAGGACAATGGGTGCTTGCCGTAGGAAATCCGCTTGGATTAAATTCTACAGTTACCGCAGGTATTGTATCGGCTAAAGGAAGAGGAATCGGGATTTTAAGTTCACAAGGAAAAGCAGCCAACCCTATTGAAAGCTTTATTCAGACGGATGCGGCAATTAATCCTGGAAACTCCGGAGGAGCTTTGGTAAATACGAACGGAGACCTAATTGGTATTAACTCAGCGATTCAGTCTACAACAGGTTATTATCAGGGATACGGATTTGCAGTTCCTTCAAACCTGGCCAGAAAAATTGTTGAAGACATTAAAAAATTCGGTATTGTACAAAGAGGATTCCTTGGAGTAACAACGATAGATCTTTCAAATGATCAATTAGTAGCGGCTTACAATAAAGATCAAAAGACTAATATAAAAGCCGGATCTGGTATGTATGTTACAGGCTTTGGAGAAAATAGCGGTGCGGAAGATGCAGGCATTAAAAAAGGAGATATCATCACTAAAATCGACTCTTATGCTATTACAGACTTTGCCGATCTTTCTGCTGCCATTGGAAGTAAAAGACCTGGAGATAAAGTACAGGTTACTTATCTAAGAAATGGCAAAGAAAATGTAACAACAGCTACCCTTAGAGATCAAAAAGGAGGAACTTCTACAAGAACCAAGGCAGATCTTAGTGTTACAGAAAGAATCGGGGCAGAATTCAAGCCTTTGGATGAGAGATTCAAAACTGATTACGGATTAAACAGCGGAGTTATCGCGACCAATGTAACAGAAGGAGGCGAAATTGCCAAAATCGGAATTGTAGACAATTATATCGTAATCGAAGTGAACGGAAAACCGGTAAATTCACAGAAAGATGTTGAGAAAATCCTTGATAAATATTCAGGAAATGTACAGGTGAAATTTGTGGATGCTTACGGACAGATCTACACAAGAGGTTTCAAAATGCCTTAA